Genomic DNA from Fimbriimonas ginsengisoli Gsoil 348:
CCAGCGACGTAAGTTCGGCTCGTTGACAGGCGGCTGCGGAGTCATGCTTCCTGCTGATAGTAACCGAACGACCTCGATATCTCCGAAACGGCGGGACTTGCCGCCGGGGAGATGCTGCTCGGCGGTAAAATCATCGCTTACCCAGGGGCCGCATTCGCGGCCCTTTCGCACGATGGAGTGCGTGGCAAACCCATGAAAATCCTTGTTCCGATTAAGCGCGTGATCGATCCATACGCAAAGGTCCGGCCGCTCGCCGATGGCAGCGGCATCGACACCGGTGGCGTCAAGTTCGAGATTAATCCGTTCGACGAAATCGCCGTCGAAGAAGCCGTCCGACTCCGGGAAAAGAACGGCGACGTCGACATCACGGTCGTCACCATCGGAGGCAGCGAGTCGGAAGAGCAGCTCCGAAAGGCGCTCGCGATGGGCGCGGACCGCGCCATCCTCGTCGAGAGCTCCGACGCCTGGGACTCACCCAGCGTCGCGAAAGAGCTGGAAGCACTCGCTCGCGAACTCGGCCCCGACCTAGTCCTAATGGGCAAGCAGGCGACCGACGACGACAACAACCAAGCCGCCCAGATGCTGGCCGCGCGCCTCGACTGGCCTCAGGCAACCTTCGCCAGCAAGATCGAAGCCTCCGGCTCGACGGTCCGCGTCACCCGCGAGACCGACACCGGTGAGGAAACTCTAGAGCTCGACCTTCCCGCCGTGGTTACCACTGACCTCCGGCTGAACGAACCTCGCTACATCGCCCTTCCCGGCATCATCAAGGCGCGGAGTAAGCCGTTGGAACGACGAGCTCCCGCCACCGCGCCGTCATTGAAGACCCGAGTTACGAAGTATGAGTCGCCCGCCGCCCGCCCGGCCGGTCGTAAGGTCGGCAGCGTCGACGAGCTTGTCGCCGCCCTAAAGGATCGAGGTGCTCTCTAAGATGTCCAAACTGCTGTTAGTCCTGTTCGATCCCAGCGAGGCGCTTCAGGCTGCCGGTTTCGCCCAAGCGCTTGGCCTGCCGTTCGACGTTTTGTCGTTAACCGGTACCGTCGACCCCGACCTCGGGGCAGATAGGATTCTCAACGCGGGTTGGAACGACGTTCCTCCCGCGGACGGCGCGGCAAAAGCGATCGCATCCGTCGCAACCGGCTATTCCCACATCGCCGCGGTTTCCAATATGCGCTCGAAAGACGTGCTCGCACGACTCGCCGGGCTGCTAGACGCCGCGATGGTCACCGACGTAATCGGCCTGGAATCCCCCACCCTCTTCCGCCGCCCCGTGGTGGCTGGTTCGATCGTCGCGACCGTCGAGGTCCTGGCGACCCCGGTAGTCCTAACCGTTCGTCCCGCCGGCTTTGCTAAGGCCGAGCGACGAGGATCTAGCGCCGCCGAGACGGTTTCGCTCGATGCTTCTTCCAAAGCAAGGCGATCCGGGGCATCCGCGCGAGGCGGCGGCCGGCCCGATCTGACTCAGGCCAAGGTCGTGGTCAGTGGCGGCCGACCGCTTCGCGATGCCGAAACGTTTGAAAAGATCATCGGCGGCCTGGCCGATAAGCTGGGCGGCGCCGTGGGAGCCACCCGGGCCGCCGTCGATTCCGGCATCGCCGCAAACGAGCTTCAAGTTGGACAGACCGGTAAAATCGTCGCGCCCAACCTCTACATCGCTGCGGGAATCTCCGGATCCACGCAGCACATGGCCGGAATCAAAGACAGCAAAGTCATCGTCGCCATCAACAAAGACGCCGACGCCCCGATCTTCGAGGTCGCCGATTTCGGTCTTGTCGCGGACCTCTACGACGCCGTTCCGGAGCTGACGAGTAAGGTTTAGTCCGTCTTCGGCACCAATAACGCCGCCGCGACGCAAACTCCTCCCGCGAGGAGATACGGCGCGGCGGGAATCCAATCGAACAGAACTCCGCCTACCATCGGTCCGACAACGAAGCCGAGCGACCGGGCCCCCTGAAGAAGTCCGAACAGCTCCCCCTGCCTATCATCCGGAGCAAGCCGGCTACAGAGGCCGTTCACCGTTGGATTCGCTACGCTCGACCCGAACGCGTAAAGCGTGCTGGCGCCGAACAACGTCACCAGGGGCGGAATGGTAGGAGCAAAGAGCGCGGATGCCGGATTCAGCGCTAGCCCCACCCCTTGCAGTACGTAAGCGGAACGCAGTAACGGCGTCTCTTTCCAGCGCCGCAAGATCCACGCGAGGATCGCCCCCTGAACCACGATCGCCAGCAGCGATTCGTATCCAAACAGGAATCCGAATTCCAGCGCTCCGTAACCGAAGTAGTGCTCGATGAGCCGGGCAAACGTCCCCTCGAGCGTGGCGAGCGAAATCCAGGCCACCGTCGCGATGAGGATTAGGGGCCGAAGGTGAGGCAAGTCCCGCAGCAACGTCAGGTCGATCACCGGCCGCTTGCCCGGGCTCTGTTCGGCCGCTGGCGGAACGTCGGGCAGCGTGAACGTGACCGCCGCCGCTCCAACAAGCGAAGCCGTCCCCGCCACGATCCCGACTAAGAACTGCGGAGGTGCGTTGAAGTAGTTCGACGACGCGAGATGGGAGAGGAAGCCGCCTAGCGGTGGACCGACGATTAACCCTAGAGAAATCGCCGCCCCGATCCGCCCCAAGGCCGCCGTCCGCTTCTCTCCCTCATACCGGTCGGAGATGAACGCTTGGGCTACGGCGACGTTCGCTGCTCCCAGCCCGGAAAGGACCCGGCTGAGGAGGAGTATCCAAATCGAAGACGCAAACCCGTAGGTGAGCATCGCCAAGGCCGACAGCACCGTACAAGCCACGACCACCGGCTTCCGTCCGCGGCGGTCGCTGAAGTGGCCCCACTTGGGCGACACCAAGAGCTGAATCACGAACGTGCTTCCAAGAAGCGCGCCGATTATCAATCCTTTCGGCCATCCGGCCGGCGTCAGCTTCTCGGCTCGTAGCTGAATGTCTGCAACCAACATCCCGAAGCCGAGTAGATCGAGGAAAACCGCCCCCAGGATTCCCCACTCTTCGGTTGCGCGTCGCATCCCCGAAGTTTGGCATGCGCGGCCCGCCGCCACCCTTGACCTCCCAACCGAATAGTTCTGGCGATACTATCTCAAGAACGAACCAGAGCTAGTTCGTTGCGAACCTGGTCGAATTGCCGGGAAGGTGCGGTTAAGCTTTGGTGCTTTCGTGCCGAAATGGGTGTGGGCGTTGAATCCCGAGACAAAATAGACAAATTGCCCGTGTAAAGGAACCAAGCGGTTTAGCTCTTCCGTATCCACGAGAGAAAGCTAAAACTGGCCGAACTTTTCCTAGTGGAAAGTTGTTCTGGATAGTGTACGAGCAATCATTACAATCAAGGCGCTGCTGGATTTGCTTAAATTCACGGCAGGCCGAGACCCTACTTACGGTAGGAAGTGGCATCGGCCGCTGGGATTAAGCACCCCGGTGGCCGTTTTCTTTTGTGGTTTGACCCACCTGGTACCCTGAGGACAATGAAATTTGTCGACGTGGTCGTCCTGCTGTACGCGATCCTCACCATCGTTATGGGCGTTCTCGGCTATGTCGCCCCGACGACCGGCCACCCCAGCATCGCCTCGTTGATCGCCGGAGTCGGCATCGGTGCGCTCCTCCTCGGGGCCTTGGCGCTCACCAAAACGAACCCGCGGGCCGGTCGGATCGGCGCGGCCGTGCTTACCCTGGTGCCGCTCGGTCGGTTCTTGCCTACCTTCATATCCAAGCAAAATTGGTATCCCGCGGGAATCATGACGATCGCCGGAATTTTCACTTTCGGCGTGCTCCTCGGCGGACACTTTATCGCGATGTCGCAGCGGAAGAAAGAGACCTCCGCTTAACCGGCCAATCGTTACTTGCCGGTTGCCTCCGCGACCTCGAAACAAGCCCGCGCGAACGAAGCCTGATCGATCAGCTCGACCTTCTGGTCCGGCGCGGGCGCCGGGGCATCCCACCGGTGGTGATAAAGCCCGGCCTGGGAACGCGCCTGGGAGTGAATAAGGGCCAGCGGCTGCGTCAGATCGTAGTCGGAAATATCGGTTTCCGGAATCGCCCGCCGGCAGATGATCCACGACTCCAGCAATAAGTGGGCAAACCGCCCCTCGTCGTGAAGCCGCCCGTCTCGAAGCCAATGCTGTCGGCTCGAACGCGCCATCTCCATCGCATCCTGTCGGTAGCTCGGAAGCTTCGTCAAAGCGTAGAGATTTGCCGCCGTACGAACCATGAGCGCCGTGTTGTACGACCACTTCGTCCGGTCGATATGCCCGTTAAGCCCGATCGAGTCCCACATCAGGTGGTCGCTCGGGTCCATCAGGTGCTGCCGGGTCCAACCATATAGCTCGATCGCCTCGTCGAGAAGCTTCTTGTCGTGCGTGTGACGATAGACCGCAAGGCATGCGGAGGCCGCCGGGGCGTTGCTGCACGTGTTCTTGGACCTCTTCTCGGTTTCTTTCCAAAAGATCCCCCCGCCAAGCTGGTCGTCTTTACCGCTCAACACGAAGTGGAGCGCATCTTCGGCCCAGCCGAGATACTTCCGGTCGTGCAGCCGGTCGTACGTCTCCGCGAGCGCCATCACCATCCACTGGTTGTCGTCATAGTATCGGTCGACCGGCTTAGGCGCGGGCAACACGTCGTAACCGGGCACGGGCGGAGCGGTGTTCCAGTAGGAGTGGGTCGCGTCCGCAAACTCGCGCAGCCACGATTCGTACTTGGAATCCGATCGCGATCCGGCCACCAGCGCCGAAAGCATCACCCCGCACCCCCAATTGAACGCGACCTGCTGGGGGTGCTTTCCTGGCACGATCGAATCGCCATACAGGTGGCGCTCCGGCATGTAGAAGTCGCGCCGAATCGTTTCCAGCGTCTCCCGCCCCCACGCGTTTAGGTCCGGTTTCGTCTCCATCGTCATCGCCATCAGCACTCCGAGCAGAATCACGAGAATGATTCTGACGCCCAAAGCGATCTAACGTCTGCTAGTTGCGGCACGAAGGGCGCTCTCCACTCTATAATCTGCGGTGAAATAGGGGACTAGGGAAACAGGAGGAGATTTATGCGTTTCAACGTAGCAGCGATCATTGCCGGCGCGGCAATTCTGGCGGCCTTCGGCTGCGGTAACTCGGGTGGCGGCGACACCGCCGGTACCACCACCGGAACCACGGGCACGACGGGCGGAGCCGCCACGAATACCGGCGGCAAGAAACTTCGAATCGCGGTGATTCCCAAGGGCGCCACCCACGAGTTCTGGAAGGCGATCCACGCCGGGGCCAACAAGGCCGGCGAAGAGTTCGGCGCCGAAGTCGAATGGAAGGCGCCCGAGAAGGAAGACGACCGCGAAGGTCAGCAGCGAATCGTAGACACTCTTGTACAGGAGAAGGTCGATGGCATCGTTCTCGCTCCGCTCGACGACGCCGCTCTCGCCAAGCCGGCCAAGGAAGCGATCGACCAGGGGATCCCGGTCATCATCATCGACTCCGGACTCAAAGAGACTCCGGTTTCCAGCTTCATCGCGACCGACAACTACAAGGGCGGCCAGATGGCCGGCCAAGAGATGGCCAAGCTCCTGGGCGACAAGGGACGCATCGTCGTGATTCGCTACCAAGCCGGATCGGCCAGCACCGAGCAGCGCGAAGCCGGTTTCCTCGATGAGATCAAGAAGCACGCCAACATCAAAGTCGTCAGTGCCGACCGGTACGCCGGCGCCACCGTGGACTCGGCTCAGAAAGAGGGCGAGAACGTACTTAGCGGCCTGAAGAAGGCGGACGGCTCCCTCGACATCGACGGTCTCTATACTCCCAACGAGTCGAGCACCTTCGGCCTCCTCCGGGTCCTTCAGGGGAATAACTGGGCCGGCAAAATCAAGTTCGTCGGCTTCGATTCTTCTGCGAAGCTCGTGGAAGCGCTCGACAAGGGTGAGCTCGACGCCACGATCGTTCAGAACCCGTTCAAGATGGGCTACCTAGGCGTCAAGACCATGGTCGACGTCATCCACAAGAAGAAGGTGGAGGAGAAGATCGACACGGGCGCCACCCTCGTCACCAAGGAGAACATGAACCAGGACGAGATCAAAAAGCTCCTGAATCCCCCCGGTGCGTAATCAAGAAAAAAGCCCTCCCCTAGCGGACTCTCGTGCCGCTGGGGGGTGGACAGGTGTAAGTGGCACGGGCGGCTCGCCCGTGGGTATCTCGGGCGGCCCGCCCGAGTAAGAAGCCTCTCGTTCATCCTTACAAAACTGAATTAGCGCGCTCAGTCACCCACTTTCAGTAACATAAAATGAGCTTTCTCCACATGTCCGGTATCTCCAAGCGCTTCGGCGCGACCGTCGCGCTTGACGGCGTGGAGTTGCAGGTCGAACGGGGAGAAGTCCACGCCCTCGTGGGCGAAAACGGCTCCGGCAAGAGCACGCTGATGCGCATTCTCGCCGGCGCCATTCAGCCCGACGAAGGGACGATGACGCTGGATGGCAAGCCATACCACCCTTCCAGCCCCATGGACGCCCGCAAGAGCGGCATCGCCATGATCTACCAAGAGCTCGCGCTCTGCCCCGACCTCTCCGTAACCGAGAACGTTCTGCTCGGTATGGAAGATACGCGCCTCGGCTTCGTCCGCCAATCGGAGCAGCACGAGCGGGTACGTGCCGCCCTGACCCAGCTTGGCTACCCCCACCTCGACCTGAACGCCCCGGTGCGCAATCTGCCGATCGCGGTTCGACAGATTGTGGAGATCGCCCGTGCCGTCGCGCTCGGATCGTCGGTGGTGGTGCTGGATGAGCCCACGAGCTCGCTTACCCAAGCCGACGCCCAAAAGCTTTTCGAGGTGGTGCGGACCCTCAAAGCGGAAGGGCACGCGATCATCTACATATCGCACTTTCTCGATGAGATAAAGCTTCTCGCCGACCGGCTCACCGTGCTCCGCGATGGAAACAACGTCGGCACCCTGCCTGCCGCCGAAGTCGACGCGAACGGGATCGTCACCCTGATGGTGGGCCGGACGATCGACGACGTTTATCCCCGCTCCGAGCGCACCCCCGGCCTGCCGATTCTCGAAGTGAACGAGCTGATGGGCCGGCCTAAGCCCGACGAAGCAACCCTCGAGCTGCGCCGAGGCGAAGTCCTCGGCATCGCCGGCCTCAATGGCTCTGGTCGAACTGAGCTTCTACGAACCATTTTCGGCCTCGAAGCCGTTCGCTCCGGCAAAGTCAAAGTTGGCAAGTTCGAAGGAGCCGCCCAGCCGCACCAGCGATGGGATCAGGGACTCGGAATGCTTAGCGAGGATCGCAAAGAAGAGGGACTGGCACTCACGATGCCGATCGCCGACAATCTCACCCTAACCAAGTTGCCAAGAATTATCTCCTCCACCCGCCAAGCCGCCGACACCGCCATCTGGATCGACAAAATGAAGGTCCGTTGCCGAGGTCCCGAACAGGCGATAGGAGAGCTGTCGGGCGGGAATCAGCAGAAGGTCGCCATCGCGCGACTCCTCTATCACGAAGTGGATGTGCTGCTGCTGGACGAACCGACCCGGGGAATCGACGTGGGAAGCAAAGAACAGATTTATGGAGTCATCGATGCGTTGGCGCTGGAAGGCAAAGCCGTGCTCATGGTGAGCAGTTACCTACCCGAACTGCTGGGCGTATGCGACAGAATCGCGGTGATGCACAAAGGAAGACTTGGTCCGGCGAGGCCCGTGAATGAGCTCAGCCAGGAATCGATCATGCAAGAGGCGGCCGGAGCTTGAAGCAACTTGCCCGCTTCTCCTCCGCGCTCAACGTGGCCGGACTCGTCATCGCATGGCTACTGGTCTTCGGATTTTTCTCTTTCAAGAAGCCTCAAACGTTCCCGACCGCCGATAATCTCGGGCTGTTGGCGAGGCAAACCACCATCGTCTCCCTCGCTGCCCTCGGCATGACGCTCATCATCGTTAGTGGCGGGATCGACCTTTCCGTCGGCTCCGTCGTTGCGCTCGTAACGGTCGTCATCGCGAAGACCCTCAAAGACGGCCATGGACCGTGGCTCGCGCTCTTTCTCGGCCTCGTCGCCGGAGCCCTCGCCGGGTTGCTGAACGGCACCCTCGTCACTAAGCTCAAAGTCGGCCCATTCATCGTCACCCTCGGCTCGCTCCTGATTATTCGCGGTATCGCCAAGGGCGTTGCCGACGATCAAAAGATCGACGCCCCCCTGAACTGGCTGAGCGACCTTCTCGCCCGGCTGCCGAAGAACGAGACCTGGAAGATCTTTCCGATCGGCGTGTGGCTGATGCTGGCGCTGGCGGTGCTCGTTTCGCTGCTTATGAAGCGCACCCGGTTTGGCCGCCACGTCGTCGCCGTCGGTTCGAATGAAGCCGCCGCCCGCCTCTGCGGCGTT
This window encodes:
- a CDS encoding electron transfer flavoprotein subunit beta/FixA family protein, producing MKILVPIKRVIDPYAKVRPLADGSGIDTGGVKFEINPFDEIAVEEAVRLREKNGDVDITVVTIGGSESEEQLRKALAMGADRAILVESSDAWDSPSVAKELEALARELGPDLVLMGKQATDDDNNQAAQMLAARLDWPQATFASKIEASGSTVRVTRETDTGEETLELDLPAVVTTDLRLNEPRYIALPGIIKARSKPLERRAPATAPSLKTRVTKYESPAARPAGRKVGSVDELVAALKDRGAL
- a CDS encoding electron transfer flavoprotein subunit alpha/FixB family protein encodes the protein MSKLLLVLFDPSEALQAAGFAQALGLPFDVLSLTGTVDPDLGADRILNAGWNDVPPADGAAKAIASVATGYSHIAAVSNMRSKDVLARLAGLLDAAMVTDVIGLESPTLFRRPVVAGSIVATVEVLATPVVLTVRPAGFAKAERRGSSAAETVSLDASSKARRSGASARGGGRPDLTQAKVVVSGGRPLRDAETFEKIIGGLADKLGGAVGATRAAVDSGIAANELQVGQTGKIVAPNLYIAAGISGSTQHMAGIKDSKVIVAINKDADAPIFEVADFGLVADLYDAVPELTSKV
- a CDS encoding MFS transporter, giving the protein MRRATEEWGILGAVFLDLLGFGMLVADIQLRAEKLTPAGWPKGLIIGALLGSTFVIQLLVSPKWGHFSDRRGRKPVVVACTVLSALAMLTYGFASSIWILLLSRVLSGLGAANVAVAQAFISDRYEGEKRTAALGRIGAAISLGLIVGPPLGGFLSHLASSNYFNAPPQFLVGIVAGTASLVGAAAVTFTLPDVPPAAEQSPGKRPVIDLTLLRDLPHLRPLILIATVAWISLATLEGTFARLIEHYFGYGALEFGFLFGYESLLAIVVQGAILAWILRRWKETPLLRSAYVLQGVGLALNPASALFAPTIPPLVTLFGASTLYAFGSSVANPTVNGLCSRLAPDDRQGELFGLLQGARSLGFVVGPMVGGVLFDWIPAAPYLLAGGVCVAAALLVPKTD
- a CDS encoding TMEM14 family protein, with translation MKFVDVVVLLYAILTIVMGVLGYVAPTTGHPSIASLIAGVGIGALLLGALALTKTNPRAGRIGAAVLTLVPLGRFLPTFISKQNWYPAGIMTIAGIFTFGVLLGGHFIAMSQRKKETSA
- a CDS encoding glycoside hydrolase family 76 protein, which codes for MILLGVLMAMTMETKPDLNAWGRETLETIRRDFYMPERHLYGDSIVPGKHPQQVAFNWGCGVMLSALVAGSRSDSKYESWLREFADATHSYWNTAPPVPGYDVLPAPKPVDRYYDDNQWMVMALAETYDRLHDRKYLGWAEDALHFVLSGKDDQLGGGIFWKETEKRSKNTCSNAPAASACLAVYRHTHDKKLLDEAIELYGWTRQHLMDPSDHLMWDSIGLNGHIDRTKWSYNTALMVRTAANLYALTKLPSYRQDAMEMARSSRQHWLRDGRLHDEGRFAHLLLESWIICRRAIPETDISDYDLTQPLALIHSQARSQAGLYHHRWDAPAPAPDQKVELIDQASFARACFEVAEATGK
- a CDS encoding substrate-binding domain-containing protein, producing MRFNVAAIIAGAAILAAFGCGNSGGGDTAGTTTGTTGTTGGAATNTGGKKLRIAVIPKGATHEFWKAIHAGANKAGEEFGAEVEWKAPEKEDDREGQQRIVDTLVQEKVDGIVLAPLDDAALAKPAKEAIDQGIPVIIIDSGLKETPVSSFIATDNYKGGQMAGQEMAKLLGDKGRIVVIRYQAGSASTEQREAGFLDEIKKHANIKVVSADRYAGATVDSAQKEGENVLSGLKKADGSLDIDGLYTPNESSTFGLLRVLQGNNWAGKIKFVGFDSSAKLVEALDKGELDATIVQNPFKMGYLGVKTMVDVIHKKKVEEKIDTGATLVTKENMNQDEIKKLLNPPGA
- a CDS encoding sugar ABC transporter ATP-binding protein; the protein is MSFLHMSGISKRFGATVALDGVELQVERGEVHALVGENGSGKSTLMRILAGAIQPDEGTMTLDGKPYHPSSPMDARKSGIAMIYQELALCPDLSVTENVLLGMEDTRLGFVRQSEQHERVRAALTQLGYPHLDLNAPVRNLPIAVRQIVEIARAVALGSSVVVLDEPTSSLTQADAQKLFEVVRTLKAEGHAIIYISHFLDEIKLLADRLTVLRDGNNVGTLPAAEVDANGIVTLMVGRTIDDVYPRSERTPGLPILEVNELMGRPKPDEATLELRRGEVLGIAGLNGSGRTELLRTIFGLEAVRSGKVKVGKFEGAAQPHQRWDQGLGMLSEDRKEEGLALTMPIADNLTLTKLPRIISSTRQAADTAIWIDKMKVRCRGPEQAIGELSGGNQQKVAIARLLYHEVDVLLLDEPTRGIDVGSKEQIYGVIDALALEGKAVLMVSSYLPELLGVCDRIAVMHKGRLGPARPVNELSQESIMQEAAGA
- a CDS encoding ABC transporter permease — its product is MKQLARFSSALNVAGLVIAWLLVFGFFSFKKPQTFPTADNLGLLARQTTIVSLAALGMTLIIVSGGIDLSVGSVVALVTVVIAKTLKDGHGPWLALFLGLVAGALAGLLNGTLVTKLKVGPFIVTLGSLLIIRGIAKGVADDQKIDAPLNWLSDLLARLPKNETWKIFPIGVWLMLALAVLVSLLMKRTRFGRHVVAVGSNEAAARLCGVPVGRVRLAVYVLGGLFFGLAGLMLFSRLTVGDPTAANGLELDVIAAVVIGGASLSGGQGSIVGSLLGAFIMTTISAGCAQMFLPNWVQQMVTGAIIIGAVALDKLRVKAGT